In Streptomyces sp. NBC_00569, a single genomic region encodes these proteins:
- a CDS encoding TetR/AcrR family transcriptional regulator, with translation MTTRGHAPDGEGIPSLADTSALREPPATARGARTRAALVAAARVVFERDGYLDSRLTDITAEAACSTGTFYTYFAGKEEIFQAVLEVAQDDMLHPGMPRLDPEDSSPVGVIEASNRAYFEAYRRNAKLMLILDQVAAGDSGFREVRRRRSRAFADRNARAIKDLQDRGLADRSLDPLMAARALSGMVSRMAYYAYGLGEDHTLDELVETSTALWANALKLDRSAE, from the coding sequence ATGACCACCCGCGGCCACGCACCCGACGGGGAGGGCATCCCCTCGCTCGCGGACACCTCCGCCCTGCGTGAACCGCCCGCCACCGCGCGCGGGGCCCGGACCCGCGCCGCGCTCGTGGCCGCGGCCCGCGTCGTGTTCGAACGGGACGGCTATCTGGACTCGCGCCTCACCGACATCACCGCCGAGGCGGCCTGCTCGACCGGCACCTTCTACACGTACTTCGCCGGCAAGGAGGAGATCTTCCAGGCCGTGCTCGAAGTCGCGCAGGACGACATGCTGCACCCGGGCATGCCGCGCCTCGACCCCGAGGACAGCTCGCCCGTCGGCGTGATCGAGGCCAGCAACCGGGCCTATTTCGAGGCGTACAGACGCAACGCGAAGCTGATGCTGATCCTCGATCAGGTCGCGGCCGGCGACTCCGGGTTCCGGGAGGTGCGACGGCGCCGGAGCCGTGCGTTCGCCGACCGCAACGCCCGCGCCATCAAGGACCTCCAGGACCGCGGGCTCGCGGACCGCAGCCTCGACCCGCTCATGGCGGCGCGGGCGCTCTCGGGCATGGTGAGCCGCATGGCCTACTACGCGTACGGGCTCGGTGAGGACCACACGCTCGACGAGCTGGTCGAGACGTCCACCGC
- a CDS encoding acyl-CoA dehydrogenase family protein, which produces MFELTDRAKEYQEKLLAFMDERIYPAEPVYEAQMAESGDPHFHPPILEDLKADAKKRGLWNLFHPHPEWGPGLTNLEYAPLAEIMGRSAHLAPEATNCNAPDTGNMEVLTLFGTDEHKEKWLKPLLDGEIASAFAMTEPAVASSDATNIQLRMERDGDDYVLNGRKWWTSNALHKNCKVLIVMGKTEPEAATHRQQSMMVVPIDTPGVTVLRNLPVFGYQDREGHAEVVFEDVRVPVTALLAGEGDGFMISQARLGPGRIHHCMRAVGMAERALDLMIDRAQARTTFGEPVANRANVQDWIAEARIEIDMVRLLTLKAAYLMDTVGNRHARTEIAAIKVAAPEVALKVVDRAIQVHGGGGVSNDFPLASMYAHLRTLRLADGPDEVHKRTIAMRELRRREPQWGRTG; this is translated from the coding sequence GTGTTCGAGCTGACCGACAGGGCCAAGGAGTACCAGGAGAAGCTGCTCGCCTTCATGGACGAGCGGATCTACCCGGCGGAGCCGGTCTACGAGGCGCAGATGGCGGAGTCGGGCGATCCGCACTTCCACCCGCCCATCCTCGAAGACCTCAAGGCGGACGCGAAGAAGCGCGGGCTGTGGAACCTCTTCCACCCCCACCCCGAGTGGGGCCCCGGACTCACCAACCTCGAGTACGCCCCGCTCGCCGAGATCATGGGCCGCAGCGCGCACCTGGCCCCGGAGGCCACCAACTGCAACGCGCCGGACACCGGCAACATGGAGGTGCTGACGCTCTTCGGCACCGACGAGCACAAGGAGAAGTGGCTCAAGCCGCTCCTCGACGGCGAGATAGCCTCCGCCTTCGCGATGACCGAGCCCGCCGTGGCGAGCTCCGACGCCACCAACATCCAGCTCCGGATGGAGCGGGACGGCGACGACTACGTCCTCAACGGACGCAAGTGGTGGACCTCCAACGCTCTGCACAAGAACTGCAAGGTGCTCATCGTGATGGGCAAGACGGAGCCGGAGGCCGCGACGCACCGTCAGCAGAGCATGATGGTGGTGCCCATCGACACTCCCGGTGTCACCGTCCTGCGCAACCTCCCCGTCTTCGGATACCAGGACCGCGAGGGGCACGCCGAGGTCGTCTTCGAGGACGTCCGGGTGCCGGTCACCGCGCTGCTCGCCGGAGAGGGCGACGGCTTCATGATCAGCCAGGCCCGGCTCGGCCCCGGCCGCATCCACCACTGCATGCGTGCCGTCGGCATGGCCGAGCGCGCCCTCGACCTGATGATCGACCGCGCCCAGGCGCGTACGACCTTCGGCGAGCCGGTCGCGAACCGTGCCAACGTGCAGGACTGGATCGCCGAGGCCCGCATCGAGATCGACATGGTCCGGCTGCTCACCCTCAAGGCCGCGTACCTGATGGACACCGTGGGGAACCGGCACGCGCGCACCGAGATCGCCGCGATCAAGGTGGCCGCACCGGAGGTCGCGCTCAAGGTGGTCGACCGGGCCATCCAGGTGCACGGTGGGGGCGGCGTCTCCAACGACTTCCCGCTCGCCAGCATGTACGCGCATCTGCGCACCCTGCGCCTCGCCGACGGCCCCGACGAGGTCCACAAGCGCACCATCGCCATGCGGGAACTTCGCCGCCGGGAGCCGCAGTGGGGCCGCACCGGCTGA